The Corynebacterium comes genome window below encodes:
- a CDS encoding lysophospholipid acyltransferase family protein: MEKQLYWMFKNVLIGPFLHVWNRPKMEGGEHIPAEGAAIVASTHQSVMDSFFLALMIPRRITYPAKSEYFTAPGLVGRIQRWFFNSIGQIPVDRNAPDAGEATLTATRTVLEKGGVLGIYPEGTRSPDGRLYKGRTGMARIALATDAPIIPLAMIGSREANPIGTWIPRPKKVRMKVGQPIDGRAYVESLGIDPDSREAARPLTDHVMAILAELSGEPYVDMYASEVKASLAAGKGYPHGTEPK, translated from the coding sequence ATGGAAAAGCAGCTGTACTGGATGTTCAAGAACGTTCTCATCGGCCCGTTCCTCCACGTGTGGAACCGGCCGAAGATGGAGGGCGGCGAGCACATCCCGGCCGAGGGCGCCGCGATCGTCGCCTCCACCCATCAGTCGGTGATGGACTCCTTCTTCCTCGCATTGATGATCCCGCGCCGTATCACCTACCCCGCCAAGTCCGAGTACTTCACCGCCCCGGGTCTGGTGGGAAGAATCCAGCGGTGGTTCTTTAACTCCATCGGACAGATCCCGGTGGATCGCAACGCCCCCGACGCCGGTGAGGCCACCCTCACCGCCACCCGCACAGTCCTGGAGAAGGGCGGCGTGCTGGGCATCTACCCCGAGGGCACCCGCTCCCCGGACGGTCGCCTCTACAAGGGACGTACCGGCATGGCGCGCATCGCGCTGGCGACCGACGCGCCGATCATCCCCCTCGCCATGATCGGCTCCCGCGAAGCCAACCCCATCGGCACCTGGATCCCCCGTCCGAAGAAGGTCCGCATGAAAGTGGGCCAGCCGATCGACGGCCGCGCCTACGTCGAGTCGCTCGGCATCGACCCTGATTCGCGTGAGGCGGCGCGCCCGCTGACCGACCACGTGATGGCCATCCTCGCCGAGCTCTCGGGTGAGCCCTACGTGGACATGTATGCCTCGGAGGTCAAGGCCTCCCTCGCCGCCGGTAAGGGTTACCCGCACGGCACTGAGCCGAAGTAG
- a CDS encoding ROK family protein: protein MDLADPRPTVGFDIGGTHCRAAVVTAAGEVIDSLSTATPTTVEALEDTIVTLLDQLRVTHDPAAVGLAVAGFLDPQRETVRFAPHLPWRDAPVRARLAERIGLPVTLEHDANSAAWGEYRFGAAQGAGTWVFFAVGTGIGATLMIDGEIFRGAHGTAPEFGHLTVVPGGRECACGKRGCLERYASGTALLDTASELATSADEGLGRRVAEKRHEVTGTEIMTAARDGDATGLAVLANFADWLGQGLAMVTDVLDPELILLGGGVSLDADLFIDAACERMAGAIVGAGHRPLPVVGTAELGNHAGMIGVADLARGQM from the coding sequence ATGGACCTCGCCGATCCCCGTCCGACGGTGGGTTTCGACATCGGCGGCACCCACTGCCGGGCAGCGGTGGTGACGGCCGCGGGTGAAGTCATCGACTCCCTGAGCACCGCCACGCCGACCACCGTGGAGGCGCTCGAGGACACCATCGTCACCCTGCTGGACCAGCTGCGGGTCACCCATGATCCGGCAGCCGTGGGACTGGCGGTCGCCGGTTTCCTCGACCCGCAGCGGGAGACGGTGCGTTTCGCCCCGCACCTGCCGTGGCGCGACGCCCCGGTACGGGCCCGACTGGCGGAACGGATCGGCCTGCCCGTCACGTTGGAGCATGACGCCAACTCCGCGGCGTGGGGCGAGTACCGCTTCGGTGCGGCTCAGGGCGCGGGGACCTGGGTGTTCTTCGCCGTTGGCACCGGCATCGGCGCGACCCTCATGATCGACGGGGAGATCTTCCGCGGCGCCCACGGCACCGCCCCTGAGTTCGGCCACCTCACCGTGGTGCCGGGCGGCCGGGAGTGCGCGTGCGGCAAACGCGGCTGCCTGGAGCGTTACGCCTCGGGCACGGCCCTGCTGGACACGGCGAGTGAGCTCGCGACTTCCGCGGATGAGGGGCTCGGGCGGAGGGTCGCGGAGAAGCGGCACGAGGTGACGGGCACGGAGATCATGACCGCCGCCCGCGACGGCGACGCCACGGGTCTGGCCGTGCTGGCGAACTTCGCCGACTGGCTGGGCCAGGGGCTCGCGATGGTCACTGATGTGCTCGATCCCGAACTCATCCTGCTGGGTGGGGGAGTGTCGCTGGACGCGGACCTGTTCATCGACGCCGCCTGTGAGCGGATGGCCGGCGCGATCGTGGGCGCGGGACACCGGCCCCTACCGGTCGTGGGAACCGCGGAACTGGGCAACCACGCGGGTATGATCGGCGTGGCAGATCTGGCCCGCGGGCAGATGTGA
- a CDS encoding glycosyltransferase family 4 protein, translated as MSRTLLITNDFPPTVGGIQSYLRDFVDTLDPAQVVVFASTQDAEAAAAHDAELPYQVIRWPRRIMLPTPATTRAMTQIIRDLDIDTAWFGAAAPLALMGAAARRAGATRVIASTHGHEVGWSMLPGARQVLRRIGDTADVVTYISDYTLRRFRPAFGTRPHFAHLPSGVDTDWFHPDTASERESTRRRFNLGDGPLVVCISRLVPRKGQDQLIRAWRTVLRSHPAARLVIVGSGSYGRTLRKLAAPLSDAVVFTGPLPSPDLRAVLAAADVFAMPARTRGRGLDVEGLGIVYLEAQACGVPVVAGDSGGAPETVTPQTGIVVDGRDVEELAAALVRLLDDPQLRAAMGQEGRRHATERWTWEIMGARLRELVTSV; from the coding sequence ATGTCACGGACTCTGCTGATCACCAACGACTTTCCGCCCACGGTCGGCGGCATCCAGTCCTACCTCCGGGACTTCGTGGACACGCTCGACCCGGCGCAGGTCGTGGTCTTCGCCTCCACGCAGGACGCTGAGGCGGCGGCGGCCCATGACGCTGAACTCCCGTACCAGGTGATCCGCTGGCCGCGCCGCATCATGCTGCCCACCCCGGCCACCACCCGGGCGATGACACAGATCATCCGCGACCTGGACATCGACACGGCATGGTTCGGCGCCGCCGCCCCGCTGGCGCTGATGGGGGCCGCCGCCCGCCGGGCTGGAGCGACCCGGGTCATCGCGAGCACCCACGGCCATGAGGTCGGCTGGTCCATGCTGCCCGGCGCCCGACAGGTTCTGCGCCGCATCGGCGACACCGCCGATGTGGTCACCTACATCTCCGACTACACGCTGCGCCGCTTCCGACCCGCCTTCGGCACCCGCCCACATTTCGCGCATCTGCCCTCCGGCGTGGACACCGACTGGTTCCACCCCGACACGGCATCTGAACGCGAGTCCACCCGCCGCAGGTTCAATCTGGGCGACGGGCCCCTGGTGGTGTGCATCTCCCGCCTGGTGCCGCGCAAGGGCCAGGACCAGCTCATCCGGGCATGGCGGACCGTGCTGCGCTCGCACCCGGCCGCGCGGCTGGTCATCGTGGGCTCGGGCTCCTACGGGCGCACACTGCGGAAACTCGCGGCACCGCTTTCCGACGCCGTCGTCTTCACCGGGCCGCTGCCCTCCCCGGACCTGCGGGCGGTGCTGGCGGCGGCCGACGTCTTCGCCATGCCGGCCCGGACGCGTGGCAGGGGGCTGGACGTCGAGGGCCTGGGAATCGTCTACCTGGAGGCGCAGGCCTGCGGCGTCCCGGTCGTGGCCGGCGACTCCGGCGGCGCTCCGGAGACGGTGACCCCGCAGACCGGGATCGTCGTCGACGGCCGTGACGTCGAGGAACTCGCGGCCGCCCTCGTCCGGCTGCTCGACGACCCGCAGTTGAGGGCGGCGATGGGACAGGAGGGGCGTCGACACGCGACAGAGCGCTGGACCTGGGAGATCATGGGCGCGCGCCTGCGGGAACTGGTTACGTCTGTGTAA
- a CDS encoding C40 family peptidase, translated as MRLHPAPTHRLRRTTAAILGAVMLTTAITAPAHAEDIDTLIATMEEVSHEATATSEEVKQLQTEIEDGYGRIDGLRADAEAAQQRAQAARSAEQDHQQEVDGLAGAKYRGLMIDPVTNAIAAATPQNAIDRAAYLATLTRNTERAVEKLSDATAEAGRSHTDAARMLAEAAFQQSQLENRHRELAEEQQSLEVRIREIEERVSALDAEARAAWENKNNPLEPIMSGADSGAVPAALGKLGSPYGWGAAGPDQFDCSGLMLWAYQQQGKTIPRTSQAQLAGGTQVSRADLQPGDIVGYYPGVTHVGMYIGNGQLVHASDYGIPVQVVSVDSMPWAGAVRY; from the coding sequence TTGCGCCTCCACCCGGCCCCCACGCACCGACTCCGTAGGACGACCGCCGCCATCCTGGGGGCGGTCATGCTCACCACCGCAATCACTGCTCCCGCCCACGCCGAAGACATCGACACCCTCATCGCCACGATGGAAGAGGTCTCCCACGAGGCCACCGCCACCAGTGAGGAGGTCAAGCAGCTGCAGACCGAGATCGAGGACGGGTACGGCCGCATCGACGGGCTGCGTGCCGACGCCGAGGCGGCACAGCAGCGTGCCCAGGCCGCCCGCTCAGCCGAGCAGGACCACCAGCAGGAGGTCGACGGCCTCGCGGGGGCGAAGTACCGCGGGCTCATGATTGATCCGGTGACCAACGCCATCGCGGCAGCCACTCCGCAGAATGCCATCGACCGTGCGGCCTACCTGGCGACGCTGACGAGGAACACGGAACGCGCCGTGGAGAAGCTCTCGGACGCGACCGCCGAGGCAGGCCGGTCGCACACCGACGCGGCACGGATGCTGGCTGAGGCCGCCTTCCAGCAGTCGCAGCTGGAGAACCGTCACCGCGAGCTGGCGGAGGAGCAGCAGTCCCTCGAGGTCCGCATCCGGGAGATCGAGGAGAGGGTGTCCGCGCTCGACGCGGAGGCGCGTGCGGCGTGGGAGAACAAGAACAACCCGCTGGAGCCCATCATGTCCGGCGCCGATTCCGGGGCAGTGCCCGCCGCTCTGGGAAAGCTCGGCTCACCCTACGGCTGGGGCGCGGCGGGGCCGGACCAGTTCGACTGCTCGGGCCTGATGCTCTGGGCCTACCAGCAGCAGGGCAAGACCATCCCGCGCACCTCGCAGGCGCAGCTGGCCGGCGGCACCCAGGTGTCGCGGGCGGATCTCCAGCCGGGCGACATCGTCGGCTACTATCCCGGCGTCACCCACGTGGGCATGTACATCGGAAACGGTCAGCTGGTGCACGCATCCGACTACGGCATTCCGGTCCAGGTCGTGTCCGTGGACTCGATGCCCTGGGCAGGGGCAGTACGCTACTGA
- a CDS encoding C40 family peptidase: protein MAQHRRLSKSLTRRLATASAVVVGATVMAPAVANAVEVVVPNTGFSVNVPGLENVQGLETVPNVEQFVPSLQQSANSYVSTPAPAPAVTAAPAASSSGQAIVDAVRSKVGAPYAWGATGPGAFDCSGLTSWAYQQAGKSIPRTSQAQAAQGQQIPLDQLQPGDIIAYYGGATHVGIYAGNGMIIDALNSGTPVGERPLHFQPIHSAVRF, encoded by the coding sequence GTGGCTCAGCACCGTCGCCTCAGCAAGTCCCTCACCCGTCGTCTCGCAACTGCCTCGGCAGTTGTCGTGGGTGCCACCGTCATGGCCCCGGCAGTCGCCAACGCGGTCGAGGTGGTAGTGCCGAACACCGGCTTCAGCGTGAACGTCCCGGGTCTGGAGAACGTCCAGGGCCTGGAGACTGTGCCGAACGTGGAGCAGTTCGTCCCGTCCCTCCAGCAGTCCGCAAACAGCTACGTCTCCACCCCTGCGCCGGCCCCGGCCGTGACCGCCGCCCCGGCCGCCTCCTCCAGCGGCCAGGCCATCGTCGACGCCGTCCGCTCCAAGGTCGGTGCCCCGTACGCCTGGGGTGCCACCGGACCGGGCGCCTTCGACTGCTCCGGCCTCACCTCCTGGGCCTACCAGCAGGCCGGCAAGTCCATCCCGCGTACCTCCCAGGCCCAGGCGGCCCAGGGCCAGCAGATTCCGCTGGACCAGCTGCAGCCGGGTGACATCATCGCCTACTACGGTGGCGCCACCCATGTCGGCATCTACGCCGGCAACGGCATGATCATCGACGCCCTGAACTCCGGAACCCCGGTCGGCGAGCGTCCGCTGCACTTCCAGCCGATCCACTCCGCGGTCCGTTTCTGA
- the qcrB gene encoding cytochrome bc1 complex cytochrome b subunit, with protein sequence MSTKMAKIGNNIDSRYTVAGLLRPQLNKVFPSHWSFMLGEMALYSFIILLLTGVYLALFFDPSITKVIYDGAYLPLNGVEMSRAYATALDISFEVRGGLFVRQMHHWAALMFMMSMVAHMLRVFFTGAFRRPREANWIIGSTLLILGMAEGFMGYSLPDDLLSGVGLRIMSAIIVGLPIIGTWLHWLIFGGDFPSDLMLDRFYIAHVLILPGIILGLIAAHLALVWYQKHTQFPGAGRTENNVVGIRIMPVFATKAIGFGLLTAAVLALMSGLTTINAIWNLGPYNPSQVSAGSQPDVYMLWTDGVARIMPAWELYLGNYTIPSAFWVALVAGLMVVLLFAYPWIEKHASGDDLHHNLLQRPRDVPVRTGIGAMAITFFMLVTISGGNDHIAHFFQISLNAMTWFGRIGVLLLPPLAYWITHRICVGLQRSDRAVLEHGIETGVIKQMPNGAFVEIHQPLGPVDEHGHPIPLAYAGARVPKQMNEFGYADRIARGSLLKADEQRYTDAAVDTAHANEREEKAMLENLQEANRARDREAGLLD encoded by the coding sequence ATGAGCACTAAAATGGCCAAAATCGGCAACAACATTGATTCCCGTTACACGGTGGCGGGACTGCTGCGCCCGCAGCTGAACAAGGTCTTCCCGTCCCACTGGTCCTTCATGCTGGGTGAGATGGCGCTGTACAGCTTCATCATCCTGCTGCTGACCGGTGTCTACCTGGCACTGTTCTTCGACCCCTCGATCACCAAGGTGATCTACGACGGCGCCTACCTGCCGCTCAACGGCGTCGAAATGTCCCGCGCCTATGCCACCGCGCTGGACATCTCCTTCGAGGTCCGCGGCGGACTCTTCGTCCGCCAGATGCACCACTGGGCCGCGCTGATGTTCATGATGTCCATGGTCGCGCACATGTTGCGTGTCTTCTTCACCGGTGCGTTCCGACGCCCGCGTGAGGCCAACTGGATCATCGGCTCCACCCTGCTGATCCTGGGCATGGCCGAGGGCTTCATGGGTTACTCCCTCCCGGATGACCTGCTCTCCGGCGTCGGCCTCCGCATCATGTCCGCCATCATCGTCGGTCTGCCGATCATCGGCACCTGGCTGCACTGGCTGATCTTCGGCGGCGACTTCCCGTCCGATCTGATGCTGGACCGCTTCTACATCGCTCACGTGCTCATCCTGCCGGGTATCATCCTCGGCCTGATCGCCGCGCACCTCGCCCTGGTCTGGTACCAGAAGCACACCCAGTTCCCGGGTGCCGGCCGCACCGAGAACAACGTCGTCGGCATCCGCATCATGCCGGTGTTCGCCACCAAGGCGATCGGCTTCGGTCTGCTGACCGCCGCTGTGCTCGCCCTGATGTCCGGTCTGACCACGATCAACGCGATCTGGAACCTCGGCCCGTACAACCCGTCACAGGTGTCCGCCGGTTCCCAGCCTGACGTCTACATGCTGTGGACTGACGGTGTCGCACGAATCATGCCGGCGTGGGAGCTCTACCTGGGCAACTACACCATCCCCTCCGCCTTCTGGGTCGCCCTGGTGGCCGGTCTGATGGTTGTGCTGCTGTTCGCCTACCCGTGGATCGAGAAGCATGCCAGCGGTGACGACCTCCACCACAACCTGCTGCAGCGTCCGCGCGACGTCCCGGTTCGCACCGGCATCGGCGCGATGGCGATCACCTTCTTCATGCTGGTCACCATCTCCGGTGGTAACGACCATATCGCCCACTTCTTCCAGATCTCGCTCAACGCGATGACCTGGTTCGGTCGAATCGGTGTCCTGCTCCTGCCGCCGCTGGCGTACTGGATCACCCACCGCATCTGTGTCGGCCTCCAGCGCTCTGACCGTGCGGTCCTTGAGCACGGTATCGAGACCGGCGTCATCAAGCAGATGCCGAACGGCGCCTTCGTGGAGATCCACCAGCCGCTCGGCCCGGTGGACGAGCACGGTCACCCGATCCCGCTGGCCTACGCCGGCGCCCGGGTTCCGAAGCAGATGAACGAGTTCGGCTACGCGGACCGCATCGCCCGCGGTTCCCTCCTCAAGGCTGACGAGCAGCGTTACACCGACGCAGCCGTCGACACCGCCCACGCCAACGAGCGTGAGGAGAAGGCCATGCTGGAGAACCTCCAGGAGGCCAACCGCGCCAGGGACCGTGAGGCCGGGCTGCTCGACTAG
- the qcrA gene encoding cytochrome bc1 complex Rieske iron-sulfur subunit, whose product MSNEVKKNYTTQQLNAMSNDELARLGTELDDVTVAYRKERFPVPNDPAEKRAERAVMIWLVLGIIAAVAFLGVYIFWPWEFKNLGEEGHIFHTLYTPLLGLTSGLSILGLGMAVVLYVKTIVPEEISVQRRHDGPSSEVDRRTLTALLNDSWTTSTLGRRKALQGLLGGAGILAGLIVVAPLGGMIKNPWKRGELNVMGDGTLWTSGWTLHEEGVKLYLGRDTGAIAEQHTGETGSHWVTTGVSRLVRVRPEDLDAGAMETVYPLPASYVNDGDLYNPESDVYESQMHSLHGPRNSVMLIRLRSADAAKAVERAGQEDFHYGDYYAYSKICTHIGCPTSLFEAQTNRILCPCHQSQFDALQYGKPIFGPAARALPQLPIEVDEEGYLVAKGNFIEPVGPAFWERRS is encoded by the coding sequence ATGAGCAACGAAGTGAAGAAGAACTACACCACCCAGCAACTCAACGCGATGAGCAACGATGAGCTCGCGCGTCTGGGTACCGAGCTGGACGACGTCACCGTCGCGTACCGCAAGGAGCGCTTCCCGGTCCCGAACGATCCGGCAGAGAAGCGCGCCGAGCGTGCAGTGATGATCTGGCTGGTCCTCGGCATCATCGCGGCCGTCGCCTTCCTCGGCGTCTACATCTTCTGGCCGTGGGAGTTCAAGAACCTCGGTGAGGAAGGCCATATCTTCCACACCCTCTACACCCCGCTGCTGGGCCTGACCTCGGGTCTCTCCATCCTGGGTCTGGGTATGGCGGTCGTCCTCTACGTGAAGACCATCGTGCCCGAGGAGATCTCGGTCCAGCGTCGTCATGACGGTCCCTCCTCCGAGGTCGACCGCCGTACGCTGACCGCGCTGCTCAATGACTCCTGGACCACCTCGACCCTGGGCCGCCGCAAGGCTCTGCAGGGTCTGCTCGGTGGAGCCGGCATTCTGGCGGGCCTGATCGTCGTCGCCCCGCTGGGCGGCATGATCAAGAACCCGTGGAAGCGTGGCGAGCTGAACGTCATGGGTGACGGCACCCTGTGGACCTCCGGTTGGACCCTCCATGAGGAGGGCGTCAAGCTCTACCTCGGTCGGGACACCGGCGCCATCGCCGAGCAGCACACCGGTGAAACCGGCAGCCACTGGGTCACCACCGGCGTCTCCCGCCTCGTGCGTGTCCGTCCGGAGGATCTGGACGCCGGCGCAATGGAGACCGTCTACCCGCTTCCGGCCTCCTACGTCAACGACGGGGACCTCTACAACCCCGAGAGCGACGTCTACGAGAGCCAGATGCACTCGCTGCACGGTCCGCGTAACTCCGTCATGTTGATCCGTCTGCGCAGCGCCGATGCCGCAAAGGCCGTCGAGCGTGCCGGCCAGGAGGATTTCCACTACGGCGACTACTACGCGTACTCCAAGATCTGCACGCACATCGGCTGCCCGACCTCGCTCTTCGAGGCTCAGACCAACCGGATCCTGTGCCCGTGCCACCAGTCGCAGTTTGATGCACTCCAGTACGGCAAGCCGATCTTCGGCCCCGCCGCACGTGCTCTGCCGCAGCTGCCGATCGAAGTCGATGAAGAGGGTTACCTCGTCGCCAAGGGCAATTTCATTGAGCCCGTTGGCCCTGCATTCTGGGAGCGTAGGTCTTAA
- the qcrC gene encoding cytochrome bc1 complex diheme cytochrome c subunit has protein sequence MMDTNPNIAAGDDSVSSTSAKKARGRRKMRRTFVGAFALTLGLTGAGVLATALTPDAQVATAQRDDQALIQEGKDLYDMACITCHGANLQGVQDRGPSLIGVGEGAVYFQVHSGRMPMMSNDAQAERKAPRYTEAQSLAMAAFVAANGGGPELVYNEDGTIAMEELRGKNYNGMIDAQDIARGGELFRLNCASCHGFTGGGGALSSGKYAPPLDPANEQEIYQAMLTGPQNMPKFSDRQLSADEKKDIIAFIKATKETPSPGGWGLGGLGPVSEGMAMWFIGITVLGAAAMWIGSRS, from the coding sequence ATGATGGATACCAATCCGAACATTGCCGCAGGCGACGACTCCGTGTCGTCGACCTCGGCCAAGAAGGCCCGGGGTCGCCGCAAGATGCGTCGTACCTTCGTGGGTGCCTTCGCGCTTACCCTCGGGCTCACCGGTGCAGGCGTTCTCGCCACCGCGCTGACCCCGGACGCACAGGTCGCCACCGCGCAGCGTGATGATCAGGCACTGATCCAGGAGGGCAAGGACCTCTACGACATGGCCTGCATCACCTGTCACGGCGCCAACCTGCAGGGTGTCCAGGACCGCGGTCCCTCACTGATCGGCGTCGGCGAGGGTGCGGTCTACTTCCAGGTCCACTCCGGCCGCATGCCGATGATGTCCAACGACGCCCAGGCTGAGCGCAAGGCACCGCGCTACACCGAGGCACAGTCGCTGGCCATGGCCGCGTTCGTGGCGGCCAACGGTGGCGGCCCCGAGCTCGTGTACAACGAGGACGGCACCATCGCCATGGAGGAACTCCGTGGCAAGAACTACAACGGCATGATCGACGCTCAGGACATCGCCCGCGGTGGCGAGCTCTTCCGTCTGAACTGCGCCTCCTGCCACGGCTTCACCGGCGGTGGCGGCGCGCTGTCATCCGGCAAGTACGCCCCGCCGCTCGATCCGGCGAACGAGCAGGAGATCTACCAGGCCATGCTCACGGGTCCGCAGAACATGCCCAAGTTCTCCGATCGTCAGCTCTCCGCGGATGAGAAGAAGGACATTATCGCCTTCATCAAGGCCACGAAGGAGACTCCGTCTCCGGGTGGCTGGGGCCTCGGCGGCCTCGGCCCGGTGTCTGAGGGTATGGCCATGTGGTTCATCGGCATCACCGTTCTCGGTGCCGCCGCTATGTGGATTGGATCGCGTTCATGA
- the ctaE gene encoding aa3-type cytochrome oxidase subunit III, translating to MTSAVSNSGMAAPQRVPALNRPNMVSVGTIVFLSQELMFFAGLFAMYFTSRANGLAGDWSEQTANLNVLFGFIITTILVASSVTSQFGVFAAERGDVFGLRRWYLITVALAVGFLGFLAFEWYELIIHGVTIQSSVFGSVFYIITGFHAAHVTAGVIAFIVVLRRVTKSKFTPAQATAAMAVSYYWHFVDVIWVGVFITLYLVQ from the coding sequence GTGACGAGCGCAGTTTCAAACTCAGGTATGGCAGCACCACAGCGTGTTCCCGCACTGAACCGCCCCAACATGGTCAGTGTCGGCACGATTGTGTTCCTGTCTCAGGAATTGATGTTCTTCGCCGGACTCTTCGCGATGTATTTCACGTCGCGTGCGAACGGCCTGGCAGGCGACTGGAGCGAACAGACAGCCAATCTCAATGTCCTGTTCGGTTTCATCATCACGACCATTCTGGTCGCCTCCTCGGTTACCTCGCAGTTCGGCGTCTTTGCAGCAGAAAGGGGTGACGTTTTCGGTCTTCGTCGTTGGTACCTCATTACCGTGGCTCTGGCAGTCGGCTTCCTCGGCTTCCTGGCATTTGAGTGGTATGAGCTGATCATTCACGGCGTGACCATCCAGTCGAGTGTCTTCGGCTCAGTTTTCTACATCATCACGGGCTTCCACGCGGCACACGTGACGGCAGGTGTCATCGCCTTCATCGTCGTGCTTCGTCGAGTGACCAAGTCAAAGTTCACGCCGGCACAGGCCACCGCCGCCATGGCAGTGTCCTACTACTGGCACTTCGTCGATGTCATCTGGGTCGGCGTGTTCATCACGCTCTACCTTGTCCAGTAG
- the ctaF gene encoding aa3-type cytochrome oxidase subunit IV, whose translation MKSSSKLLYGIAVFLGLMAVIYIVGTGFVQDDANRGGTEWVGVVALVLSTALAVMLGVYLHFTDSRADVLPEDWEEAEVEDKAGILGFFSPGSIYPAWMAGAVGLLGLGIAFWHFWLMALGAVLLIWGSYRLNMQYGMPKEAH comes from the coding sequence ATGAAGTCGAGCTCTAAACTGCTGTACGGCATCGCAGTCTTTCTTGGATTGATGGCCGTCATTTACATCGTCGGCACCGGTTTCGTCCAGGACGACGCCAACCGTGGCGGTACGGAATGGGTCGGCGTCGTCGCCCTGGTCCTGTCCACCGCGCTGGCTGTCATGCTCGGTGTCTACCTTCACTTCACCGACTCCCGTGCTGACGTCCTTCCCGAAGACTGGGAAGAGGCTGAGGTCGAGGACAAGGCCGGTATCCTCGGTTTCTTCTCCCCGGGCTCCATCTACCCGGCCTGGATGGCCGGCGCCGTCGGCCTGCTGGGCCTGGGCATCGCCTTCTGGCACTTCTGGCTGATGGCCCTGGGTGCTGTTCTGCTGATCTGGGGTTCCTACCGCCTGAACATGCAGTACGGCATGCCCAAGGAAGCCCACTAG
- the ctaC gene encoding aa3-type cytochrome oxidase subunit II, translating into MEQRKKRGFARKAGLGGVMALGGLALAGCDVAPPEGVSRILDMGWPDGITPEATSMYNFWVWVWVVAWIIGIIMWALMLTAIFSWSAKKAEKNGKGEFPKQLQYNVPLELVLTIMPIIIVMGLFFFTVQTQQKVTALDKDPDVTVDVTAFQWNWKFGYQNVSAELSPTGSEYNGSDTERQDLADTTRLDDPELVDNPNPIHGMSKGDQSYLHFNQIETLGSTEEVPVLVLPTNTPIEFQLASGDVAHSFWIPEFLFKRDAFAHPEANQQQRAFQIEAIEEEGAFVGRCAEMCGTYHAMMNFELRAVSPEAFQDYLQFRIDNPDAPNAEALASIGEAPYATSTHPFNSSRQTRDGENFVDNSANI; encoded by the coding sequence GTGGAACAGCGTAAAAAACGCGGCTTCGCCCGTAAGGCGGGTCTCGGCGGTGTGATGGCGCTCGGCGGCCTCGCCCTCGCCGGTTGCGACGTCGCTCCCCCGGAGGGCGTCAGCAGGATTCTCGACATGGGCTGGCCGGACGGGATCACTCCCGAGGCAACCTCCATGTACAACTTCTGGGTCTGGGTCTGGGTTGTCGCCTGGATCATCGGCATCATCATGTGGGCGCTCATGCTCACCGCCATCTTCAGCTGGAGCGCCAAGAAGGCCGAGAAGAATGGGAAGGGCGAGTTCCCGAAGCAGCTGCAGTACAACGTTCCTCTCGAGCTTGTCCTGACCATCATGCCGATCATCATCGTCATGGGCCTGTTCTTCTTCACGGTGCAGACCCAGCAGAAGGTCACGGCGCTGGACAAGGATCCGGACGTCACGGTTGATGTCACGGCCTTCCAGTGGAACTGGAAGTTCGGCTACCAGAACGTCTCCGCCGAGCTGAGCCCGACCGGCTCCGAGTACAACGGCAGCGACACCGAGCGTCAGGACCTGGCGGACACCACCAGGCTGGACGACCCGGAGCTGGTCGACAACCCGAACCCGATCCACGGTATGTCCAAGGGTGACCAGTCCTACCTCCACTTCAACCAGATCGAAACCCTCGGCTCCACCGAAGAGGTTCCGGTCCTGGTCCTTCCGACCAACACCCCGATTGAGTTCCAGCTCGCCTCCGGCGACGTGGCCCACTCCTTCTGGATCCCGGAGTTCCTGTTCAAGCGTGACGCCTTCGCTCACCCGGAGGCCAACCAGCAGCAGCGTGCATTCCAGATCGAGGCCATCGAGGAGGAGGGTGCTTTCGTCGGACGCTGTGCCGAGATGTGTGGCACCTACCACGCCATGATGAACTTCGAGCTGCGCGCTGTCTCCCCGGAGGCGTTCCAGGATTACCTGCAGTTCCGTATCGACAACCCGGACGCCCCGAACGCTGAGGCCCTGGCATCGATCGGCGAGGCTCCCTACGCCACCTCGACCCACCCGTTCAACTCGTCCCGTCAGACCCGCGACGGCGAGAACTTCGTCGACAACAGCGCCAACATCTAA